Genomic segment of Pochonia chlamydosporia 170 chromosome 1, whole genome shotgun sequence:
CTTTgaggtttttttttttttgcaagTGGCCACCACGCAAAGTTGCACACACCATCGCTAATGAGGCACACAGAGAAACGTCACCGGCGACCGAGTACAATCCAGGTACCTTTGTGGCCGTGTTCCCCCGTGGGTGTCTCCGTGGTTGGCCCGCTGCCATCTTGCAAACGCAAGATTGGATGTGGCTCCTTTTTCAATCTTCACCTCCAATTGCCACCTCGACATGCCACGCCCCTGGTTCATTGGGCTGCCACCCAATCTCCAACAAACCAGACGGGTAATAACGACTGGTACTTCACAAGGAGGATAAGGAAAATGCTTGAATTACGCTCATCAAATTGAGTCAAAACCTGACAACAGACCGCTTGCTGCCCTGGAAAACTTAACCGAGTGGATACTCAAGCACGACGGGAGTCCTTTAGTCTGCTGTCACTGTCTGTTGTTCTGATACGGGGCGCTTCATGCTGTGCTGATGACGATGGTCTGACCACGACACTGTCTTGCCCCGAGGACGACTTGAAAGGAAGATCCGAGCATGCATTGAAGTCCTGGAGCCTTGGAATAATACTCTGTCTCAGGGCTTCCTGCCCAATACCCCGGAATGGACCATGCGAACCCGTCCCATACTTGTCTCAGAACCAAGTCAAGGAAAAATTGGTTGACACGAACCTTTTTGCAATTCACACAGGCGAGTTCTTACATTTGATTGACGATACACGACATACAGAGTGAAGCAGTACATTAGGGCCAATCATTTGTTAGTGGAACACACCTGCATATGGCAGGAAGGCAACGGTAATTTGCCAATGTTATCAAAAACGGCCGATTGTCTTATTCTCAATGCAGGAATCGTTGTTCAGCACGGCTGTCTTTCACCATTACATAAATCTGTGGATGGAATAATAAATAATGGTGCAATACTTCCCAGGGCGTCCCGCTTTCCGTCATTTCTTTCCAGGCGGGCGATGGATGCAGTTCGGGACCCAACAGACCAACCAATGAACCACGAACCAGGGGTAAGGTGTTCGCAATTTCCTGAGATGACACTCGCCGAATGGACGATTGCACTCATCTCTTCCGTCTTGTTGCTCCGGCGAAGCTGAGCTATTATGCGGACTACCAGGAGCAGCTGTCTCAGCATTTCCTCTTGATGGCAATTGATGAGCGCTTTTCTCTGCCTCTCGGCCCGCTGCCGCTACCTTATGTTTTGCTACTAGCTCGCCACATGCTCCTGGAGACATGTGCAGCCTGGGTCCAGGCTGTGACTGAAAGTTGAAGCCGGAATTACTTCTTATCATGCAGTAACTCATGTCCTGGTTGCGTTTACAAAGCCAGAGTTACCACGGACAGAAACTGTCAAGCTGTCCACAGTACGTCATTGCAGACGATAATGACCATGGCTTTCAGGATAACATCGTCAATCGCTCATTAAACCAGCCTCCCATGCCTCGTCAAAGATCAGCCTGGCTCGCTTACCGCCCGGGTATCTGCCCCAAGTGCCATGGAGATAGATGCACGTTGCCCTGTCACTGACCCCTGATCATGTCACCCAAGCGAATCTCATCTCATGATGAAGTACTCCCTACTCCCTACTCCCTACTCCATGGGCACCTGAGATATCAagcaatgtcaagttgtATCATGTCCATACGGATACATACCACGCAAAAGCAAGGCATACTCCGTCATCAACGGGTACGGGTTGGATGGATACGACTGTACCGGCAAGATGATCGTCCTTTCTTAGAGCGAAACACCGTAAAGGGGAAGCGGATAGCTACTGCATCGTCCAGAATATCACAAGCAGGCTCCCAACATCATAATATTCAACTAAGCCTGCTGAGAAGAGGGATCAGCCAGCACCATGACTTGAAGCAGGCCAGCCACTCATCTGCTGAGTTTGAGGCCGTGCTGCGGAAATGTCCACACCAAATCCTGAAACAATGGCAGATCAAGATCGACTTTGGGCCGCGGATCACAACTTGGACGACCATTCATCCGCCCATGGTGACTTGTTCGGGCTACATCCGCCTGTTCTTGACAAGGAGCGTTGTATTACCAGCCGACAGAGTGCAGTTTTATTCGGGAGCCCTTGCTAAAGGAGAATAGAAGCCCACAAGTCCACAAGTCCACAATGGAAACGACCCGTTACAGTGGACCGCCGAAACCACCCATGCCCACAAAAAATTGCATCGGTAGGATATCGCGGTATGCTCAGTGATGATCGATGGACATACGTTGTGATTCGCACGGAGCGCTATGCATGCCGGGTTTGTTCCACCAGGCTCTGTTTGGGAGGTCCTAGATGAAATGCAGGCCCTTTCTCACGGAGGTCCTTCCGACAACGCAGGAATTGGACCTCTGAAGTAGATGTCCACGGGTACTGGTCGGGCTCTTCCATGAAATGTCTGTTATACTCGACTTGGCACGCCGTACGTATGGAGACTTTGCTTAACTACCTTTGGGATCGGATTTTGAACAAAATCGCGTGTCAACAGCGGCGGTCTCATGCCACCTTGCCCATGCCTGAAGGGATCTTTCTCTCGATACCCACTGAAGCAGGGCTCACTCAGGGGGGTACTGTATAGAATTGTCTCGGAAGATGGTACGGAAAATGGTATGCGAAACAACAATTCCAATGCCTCACGAAACAGCCCAGCTTCGTCCGTGGTTGGCACTGGTTCGAGAAACCTGGAGTGGGAGGGATATGAATTTATACTCATTGCCAAGCTTCGTCGTCAAGGCTGGGCTCGCGCTAACAATGCTCCCGTTTTTGGCAACATCGTGGTGGGAGTGGGTAGAGAAGGTcggaaagaagaagcttggcatgCTCGTGGCTGCGAGCCCCTGCGAGCCTCATGGAAGGTTGCGGCGCCCCCTGGCACAGCCGAAACTGCAGGTGGTATTATGCCATCGTGGTGAGTTGGAAACTTTATCTTTACGCCAATGCAACTGGCTGTTTGGGTGACTTGCTGACCATGCTCTCCAATGTAGGCGATGAATTGTTTGCGACGAGAACTTTGGTTCGATTGACAACCACGACTACTTTGAGGCGAAGCATTTTGGTTTTCCACTTAACTAATGATGACAGTACGGAGCGAAGTGCCGACCGCAGGATGCCACCTTGGTGACATATGTACTGTGCGAAAATACTCGTCACAAGCGTCAAGGAGAGCGATCGACAATCTGAACACCAAACGAAACCCTGCAAAGGCCATTCTGCTTCGCCTTTGGCCGTGACCTTGAGTCAGAGGCAACGCGCAATTGAAGCAGGAAATTGTGGATAAAATTTAAAGAAATTTCgtttctatttttttttcctctGCTCTGCTACAGCACCACGACAAGGCCGTTTGTCGCGCGTTACTGTTGTCATGCGCATAGGTTCGTTAAAAAGGATGATGGAACATCAGAGTCAGCAAGTACTTATCTTGTACCTCATTCACCGCCCGACCTAGACTTTGCATTACAGCATCAACTGGTGTGTGTCAGGGGGTCGAGGTTGAAGtcttgaagaagagatggTGGCAATGCAGTGTCAATAGTCGGCTGGTTGTTGACCCATTGCTATAATTATTGGAATGTACTCTTGGCGGCCGGTCCAAATCAAAGTACCAGTCAGCCATGTTTGGAAGCAGATACGATGCTGCAATGACTTGACCTTTCTTGCATTGGCCATTAGTTATTCGCTGGCTCGTATTGATTCGGTTCTATGGACGGGCAGGATCCGTATTGCATCAATAACTACCAGACAACATTAGCCAAATGGCGGCAGCTCCGCCCGATTGACAGGGCGCCGTCGAGCCTTATCAGTGGATGGCACCGAGCTGGTTCTTCAACGTGGGTGGTATGCAGTGGTGTGATTCGACACATCGAGGGTTGACCCGTTCTGCGACATCGTGTGAACTGTTTTTTTGGTGTGAAATTTGACGGTTTGGCTGGTGTGCTTTTGGTGGCTCACGGGCTTTGCCCAGTTTGGAAGCCAGTCACCTTGCAGGCTCATTGACAGGGGCCAAAGAAGGATTAtaagggaaaaaaaaaactagTCTTTGGCAAAATTGTGCGAGCCATGGTCATAATTGCGCATCTTCAACCTGTACCTGCCCctgagaaggaaggagggCACGGAAaatggagacatggaagaaATGGAGTCTTGACGACCGCATTGGCTTGTCGATCTGTGTGCAGAGTACATGTTCTGGTCAATGCACGCGCGTCGTTGAAAAAGATTGCAGCTGGGGGGCGCCGATGCCACCAATGCTTAAGCGCTTGGTGCAGGATGCTTCCATGTCGAGTTGGCTGTGCTTGACTGGTGGTCTTGACTGGTGGTCTTGActggtggtcttgtctggtggtcttgtctggtctggtcaatctggtcaGTCACATCCAAGTCGTACAGTGTCATTTCGCCACTGTGGCATTAATGACCGCATTGGTCTGGTCACGTCTGGTCAAGTATGCACAACCGTACGGGCTAGGACATTTTGAAATCTCGTAAATTTGGAATTCCTCGACACGAGTTGTCTTTTTTTGGTCCTGAGACTTCTGACTGCGAGTCAAAAACGAATAAAGTCCTGTATTTACAGTCCTGTTCAAGTCTTAGtgtaacattgaagctgcaaGCGGTCTGGTGCTCTAGCCACGTTGATGTTTggcctcaagtgcttgtcttgtctcgtccatgtctggttgtgcTGGGTCTTCCAGTATGGGTCCGTGGTCTGCTGGGTACCTCCAGTGGTGATTGAGCCTGATGCCCACATGTGTACTCCATGTCCGtccttgtctggtgcatgtcgTGCTGCTGCTAGCCAGCCAGGCCCGTGTCTCCTGAATTATTACCGCCTAGCCTGGCAACTCTGCAAAATCAGACAAGGACCCGGACAGGACGCTGCACCCCAATCTTGGTAAGGGGCCCCATGAACTGCCTGGCTTTTTTTTattgcctccatgtccagtcccgtctcacatccaccacaCGCTCCATTCCCATCcagtctcttcttcctttccCTCCATTTAACCCTTCAGGGAGGTCAACCCAAAAACCATTCTTGGCCACGAACTTCTCCCCTCCGTCAACATTCCTCACCTCATTTCCCCTGCCCGCGTGAGCCTAGGCATTTGCTCTCCAGGTTGTTTTTAACTTTCGATTCTATTCTTATTGATACAaacttttttctttttgctctgCCAAGCCTCGTCAATTGCATAACTTGTACCAGGCTCGCCCACACTCCTTAGTACCCCCCCTTCGAAGCTGCCAACCTTTTGGGACCCCAGTGTCTTTTTTTCTTCACAGGACACGGAAGTCCGTCCGCTCGTTTGCGCGTCAACTCTGACCCCTAGACATCACCATATCTTCGCGAACTCCATCGCCGACAAGACATTTTACCGTCGACGAATCACCCAACAGTCGATTTaacacaacctcaacatgtCTGAGGAAAAGTCTCGAGTCTCTGGCGAGGTTGCCCGCGGGGAATCCTCGTCCCCTATCCTGCCGACTGTCAATCCTCAGGTCGAAAAGCCTCAACCCCCCAAGTCCATGATTCACCCGGCCTTCTATGTGGTGTAAGTCGACAAATTATGCTTCCTTGAGTAGCCGCTTGGCTCTTCCGCTCGTGGGTGATGGTGCTGACATGACGTTCGCAGTGTTTGGATTGGTTTCTCTTCGTCGGTTATTCTGTTCAACAAATGGGTTCTGGATACCTTGCAGTTCCGTATGTGTTTTTACCCCACGCCTTCTGTTCCTCGCGCACGAATCCGACCATGAAATGACATTGTGCTAATCGACGTCGCATTTCAGGTTACCCCGTTATCCTTACCACCTATCACATGGCCTTTGCGACTATCTGCACCCAGCTCATGGCTCGATTCACCACTCTTCTCGATGGCCGAAAGACCGTTAAGATGACTGGCCGTGTTTACCTGCGTGCTGTTGTGCCCATTGGCCTGTTCTTCAGTCTGAGCTTGATCTGTGGCAACTTGACCTACCTCTACCTGTCGGTTGCTTTTATCCAGATGCTCAAGGCCACCACTCCTGTCGCTGTCTTGATCGCTGGTTGGTCTCTTGGTGTGTCGCAGCCCAATCTGAAGCAGTTCCTCAACGTTTCCGCCATCGTCGTTGGTGTCATCATTGCTTCCTTCGGCGAGATCAACTTCGTTTTGGTCGGTGTCTTGTATCAGATTGGTGGCATCATCTTTGAAGCTCTCCGCCTTACCATGGTTCAGCGACTTCTCAGCTCTGCTGACTTCAAGATGGACCCTCTTGTCTCCTTGTACTACTTTGCTCCTGTTTGCGCTGTCATGAATGGTGTTGTTGCGCTCCTGTGGGAGGTCCCCAAGGTTTCCATGGCTGAGGTTTACCACGTCGGTCTCTTCACCTTTTTCCTTAACGGTCTCTGCGCCTTCATGCTGAACGTTTCTGTCGTCTTCCTGGTAAGTACTCTGGCAACCACACGGGTTGGTTTTCTGCATCAGAATGCTAACAGACAATTCACAGATTGGCAAGACTTCTGCTGTCGTCCTCACCTTGTGCGGTGTCCTCAAGGACATCATGCTCGTTGCTGCCTCTATGATGATTTGGGGTACGCCTGTCACTCCTCTGCAGTTCTTCGGTTACTCCATTGCTCTGGGAGGCATGGTCTACTACAAGCTTGGTTACGATCAGCTCAAGGGCTACATGGGCGAGGCTAGCCGACAGTGGGCAGAGTTTGGTGCTCGCAAGCCTATTTTGCGCAAACTTGCCATCATTGTCCTCtccgtcttcatcttcttctcgctgtTCACTGCCATGGCTCCCTCTTATGCCTATGACCCGAGCAAGTTGACGAACACGGTTGCAGGCCATCTTGGCAAGACGGGTTCCCAATAAAGCCTTTGCATTGCAAAAATGATACTTCAACCCAGAGTCCATGGCCAGACTATTTGTCAAAAGGTCTAGCAGAATGTCATGGGCAACGGTCGTGCGCAAGTGATCTTGCGTGCGCAATACGGGGCAAGCCCATGAATGACAACATATGTTACAATTTTCTTTCACACAGTTTTCTCATGGTGTGccttcttttttcctttttcttcgcACATGCCATTGGGACAAGCTACCCCTGTTTCAGCTGTACACCAAAATGACAAACCAACTCGTGGACTCTGATTTAATGCGGAGACCAGAGAAGAGGCTATAAACTTTTGGTCGGCTGCAAGGGCGACGCGCCTCTCCAATGTATTACACTTATAGAGCAAACTTGGGGCGCAGAGCGCAGGTGCGCGATACTGGGCGGAGCTTGCACGGGACCGGCATCATGAAGGGTGTCTAATCTGATGTACTTTAGACGGCGTTTGATTCATAGAGACGTAGAAATGAAATGGCCCAAATGGGGCAATGAATTTGCTGGTGCGGTGTATGCGTTCATGTGAGTTGCGATGGGTGAATGCTGCAACATGAAATACTACTTGACTCTTCGAGTAGTGCCACGGGGTGGTTGCAAGGAAGCACTTGGTACGGCatggcaatcttggccattggattgcatttgcatgtaCAGGGAAGCACTCCGTTGTCTTCACGAATCCCAGTCACGGGTTGACATGTTGTGCAAACCACAATCTTCGCCTGACATCTACGCCTCGCAATTCGACACGAATGTTTTGAAATGTTTTATTCCAGAGTATCATGTCCTGGAACCCACCACATGCAACATCACCCCTTTCccctccaaaaccaccatgCAGTTTACACCATGTACCATATGCCTCGCAAGCCCATCGCCTTCCCGTGTCATCACCAGCTCGTACTTTTTGTTTTCGTTCACCGTCACGCAGGGAGCAGTAAAAGTGAGGATGCAAATAATGGATTTTGCTAGTGTTTAATGAACCTTTTCCTTTGAATTCATTGAGCCCATAACCCTTGCTAATTGCAGTTTACAGCCCTTGCCGTGCCAACTCCCGGTCCGTTATGTTTAAAATCCTGCAAAACGTTAGCATAAGGTCGTCCTTGTCTTTCTGTACGCATCTCATATGACGTCGCCATAGGAAAAAGGGGCCAACATACGCAGAGGGGTAAAGAACCATCGGTTCTTGCCGCTGGTGTAGcgctcctccaacaccttctTGACAGTCTTCTTCGCATCCTCCCGCTGGCTGACCTCCTTGAAGGTCTCGCCGGAGATGGCGCCCTTGAGACCCTCCAGCTCGAGGGTGTATCGCGTGGGCATCAGGTGGTTGTAGTTGATGACCTTGATGAAGGGCTTGATCTTGGAGCGCTTCTCCTGGCGCGTCTTTGACATGCGGCGGGTGATCTTGGAGGGGTAGCGCTCGATGCCGGCGACGACGGCGTGCCCGAAGGGATGGGGcttgttgccgttgtcgatgggctggatgatgacgacCTGGAGTTTTTTTCAATTCTGGTCAGTTTTTGGAACCGTGCAAGGGAGTATGGTCTGGCAGTGGCTGCGTATGTGTTTTTCGAATCGATTGCTGCGTTTGTTGTAGTTCCCAATTCCGTGCATCTTTGTCGTAGCCAATGCACCATGAATTCGATATACGCCCACTGCCAGACACAATTTGACGGTTGGTTTTTAAAATCGTACCTTCTTGCCGGCATATCGGCCGcgggtgatgatggcgactcGGCCGACCTTGAGGAACTTCATTTTGTCCTGCTGCGTGGTCGGGTATGTGGTTAGTTGGGGAGGATTTCGACGTCGTGGACCGTGGACCTAAGAAATTCCTGTGCAAATTTTGGGGTTTGTGGGTTTGGCAATTTGGGGCAAGCGAGCTGCATGTGCGCTGTCACGTGATGCTTTCTGGACCTCGACATGCGGTGTGTTGTGATTGGTTGGGTGGGGCGGGCATCCTTCTCAGGTCGCCTCGGActcttgagcttgtcgtgTTTGTCTGTCCTACTGATAGCTCTGCAGGGTGTTTTACAATCTCTTTCATGATCGCCAGCACAAACTTCATGATGCCTGCTCCTGCGTACATCATTTCAAGGGTCGCTGACCCCATTTTCGCGCTCGTTATTGGCGTGTCTGCTGCTGCTATGCGCATCAATCGCGAGGAAACGGCCAAGGGGTACACTACGCAGCAGACGATTGACAATGGTTTAAGGTAGGTAGACTACTCACTCTTTCGACTTTTAAACGCAGCTCTAACGCATCACTTCAGACGTATCGGCCTGTCGAAGAAAACGGCATGATTTGTATCAGCCTTATGAATTTGAACGCCTGCTCATGAACCTATATCTACCGAAAAGCGCAACCGAAACTCCCGCACAGTCCAACATTACACCTACACGTCAAAAGACGGCCCGTATTCCTTCTTCATAGCCTCCCGCACAATCTGACCGCACAGCTTGGCCGTCGGGTTGACACTCACGGCGAGCCCCTTTGCGATCTGATTGCCGTACCGACCACCAAACGCCAAGTCATGCGAGGCAGCCTGTTCAAACTCCACGCGAGTCCATTTCGCCTCGTCTCGGCTCTCATCGATATCTAACAGACGGTCGGACAGTAATTTGGATGTTCGGAGGTAGATGGCCGCTCGTTGCGTGTACGCCATGGACAGGGTCCGGGCCGCTTGGGGCGAGATGGGCGTCGACAATGTAGCCGGTGACAACAGGGAAATGGACTTTTCCAAGTCTTGTAGAGCTCCCAcggcggccttcttcttctcagaGGCGTCAGGCTGCTCAATCAGTGGCAGAGGCATGCCGGTAGTAATTTCGAGTAGCATCGCGTCTCCGTACAGCCGCCTCATGATTTGGGCGCGGTTGTTTCGGGCGCTAGCGTAGTTGGGGAATTCTGAAATAAGAGTGTCTAGCTCGGCGAGGCAGTTTCGGTATCCATTGATGGCTGTTTCGCTTGCATCTTGTGATTGCGATTCACTGAATTCTGTTTCGATGGTCTGGATTTTGGAAATGATGTTACGCTCTTGCTGGACGACCTTTTCGTAGTCGGTTCCGCTGACGTGAGGATCGCGAGGGAGCGACTCGTCCGTTGTGACACCTGTGGCAGGGTTCGACTCGGGGTCCTTGATTTTTTCGAGAACGTTGACGTCTCGCGTGCTGAGGTTCACGTACGCCATGTTGTTTCACTCTTCGAAGTGGGGTAGCGCAGTTGGAAGGATGTGAGATTATAGATCGAGTTTACAACACGACACGGCGACTTTGGTTGTAGAAATTAAAGAGGCGTTGAATCTGACAAATACGTCCTCGAATGTAAACCACAAAAATTCGAGGTGGGATGACAGACATTTGAATACTACCACCCGTGGCAATGTTCCGGTACGGCAAGCCGATCGTGGATGTACGGGTTTATCACAGAGCCGCACAACAGCGGCAAAGGCGGAACATTGACGCAGGCCACGAAAATAGCCCGAGTCGCAAGCCGGCAGCTCTTCAGTGTggaccaccagacagcagcaTCTCAAGAAATTGTCTGGGTAGTGGCATCGAAGAACTACCTACTTTTTCCAGCACAGTCCGCCCGCCCCAGCTAGAAGCGGCGCCAGAAGTTGTGGAGAAATGATGGCACAAACCTCGACGGCGCTGACACGACCACGCCTTGGAATCAAATCACACCCAAATGCTTGAGGTGAAAGTGGGCCGGCAACATACGGCTTACTTCGGCTGCAGCCGCCGTGCGGAATCGTACCGTGACGGCGGCTCTGCCGGACGTGGAGGGGCCGCTTCGGATCTGATGGAGCGGCTCACGGCGCAAGATGGcagcaaggcaaggcgaATTTGCTGCGGACATGCACGTAAGTCGTACTTTTGCATGGGATGGTACGACTGATCTCACTGGTGCTGCGGTGAAGGGCCTTTGTTCGTAGTGGCGATGAAGCAGTATGGCATCAACACGTAAACCTCAGTAGCCTGTAGTACACACGCAAGACAATAGTAGCAGCAAATAAAGACATGTAGCTTTTTACCCAAGGCATTCAAGTATTTCAAGTACACAAAATACCCCAGAAACGACGAAAAAAAGACATCCCTAGCTGTCCACTCACCCTCAGCCGATTTACAAGGTCTCTGAGACAAAGTGATTTCCCCACTAAGCACCGAGCCCGTGCCCATTCCACGCCGGCGTCAAGTCGCCACCCCCCATCTCGGCAGACTTGTTTCTCTGGCCTCCAAGCTCACCTAGCCCATCCATTCTTAGACCGTGAGATGCCATGGGCGGGGGATTTCCG
This window contains:
- a CDS encoding 60S ribosomal protein L27 (similar to Metarhizium acridum CQMa 102 XP_007808357.1), which codes for MKFLKVGRVAIITRGRYAGKKVVIIQPIDNGNKPHPFGHAVVAGIERYPSKITRRMSKTRQEKRSKIKPFIKVINYNHLMPTRYTLELEGLKGAISGETFKEVSQREDAKKTVKKVLEERYTSGKNRWFFTPLRF